In one Candidatus Bathyarchaeota archaeon genomic region, the following are encoded:
- a CDS encoding DNA repair exonuclease: MKPFSFVHLADAHLGKLQYGLEVRREDFTKAFIEAVEEIIKLKPNFIVISGDLFEEARPANPTLATAIRELRRFRDRNIPVLAVDGSHDSAPNVITGTILIPLDRAGLLHYLPFHEGSCWRSESCYVYGIPNYNTRTKTEKMLPEFLANNNPKPDPSLFNIFAFHGALDDPTLKPPGMDAELRPEIIPDGFDYYAGGHIHNPIKIQFKSGTLAYSGCLETTTHREAEIEKGFNYITVQSKNVYEVQRIRLTSPRPFLIIKEDFSGKAPEEITRLATKLVEEADRPGSVLVVILEGLLPMAVSRTQIDSAKIRSAAKQALYVHFLNKMEESKISEEARQAIFGAGREMKTLDRAYEYFLRVFLTQYSHDKAERLARLAVDLVEPLSKGERKRVEKLLEEFAGSENSLGTLS; the protein is encoded by the coding sequence ATGAAACCCTTCTCTTTTGTGCACTTAGCTGACGCGCATTTAGGCAAGTTGCAATATGGTCTCGAAGTGAGACGAGAGGACTTTACTAAGGCTTTCATTGAGGCTGTTGAAGAAATTATCAAATTGAAACCTAATTTCATAGTTATCTCAGGCGACTTGTTTGAGGAGGCTAGACCTGCAAATCCAACACTGGCAACAGCGATTCGTGAGCTCCGTAGATTCCGTGACCGCAACATCCCAGTTTTAGCGGTTGATGGTTCGCATGATTCCGCGCCAAACGTCATAACTGGCACAATTCTAATTCCACTGGATCGTGCTGGTCTTCTCCACTATCTTCCATTTCATGAAGGCTCATGTTGGAGAAGTGAATCATGCTATGTTTATGGTATTCCAAACTACAATACTCGAACGAAGACGGAGAAGATGCTTCCTGAGTTTCTAGCCAACAATAATCCTAAACCAGATCCAAGTCTCTTCAACATTTTTGCCTTTCACGGGGCTCTCGATGACCCCACGCTTAAGCCTCCAGGTATGGATGCCGAGCTGCGTCCAGAGATTATTCCTGACGGTTTTGATTACTACGCAGGGGGACACATTCATAATCCAATAAAAATCCAATTCAAGTCGGGTACACTTGCCTATAGTGGTTGTTTAGAGACCACTACGCATAGGGAAGCGGAAATTGAGAAAGGCTTTAACTACATTACAGTTCAATCAAAAAATGTTTATGAAGTTCAGCGGATTAGGCTTACATCACCCAGACCATTCTTAATAATCAAAGAAGACTTCTCCGGAAAAGCTCCTGAGGAGATAACAAGACTAGCAACTAAATTAGTGGAAGAGGCAGATCGCCCAGGCAGCGTCCTCGTGGTCATTCTTGAAGGGCTTCTGCCCATGGCTGTAAGTCGGACGCAAATAGATTCAGCTAAAATTCGCAGTGCTGCAAAGCAGGCTTTGTATGTTCATTTTCTGAATAAGATGGAGGAATCGAAGATATCCGAGGAGGCGCGACAGGCAATCTTTGGGGCTGGTAGGGAGATGAAAACATTAGATCGAGCATATGAGTATTTCTTACGAGTCTTTTTAACTCAGTATAGTCATGACAAGGCTGAACGCTTGGCAAGGTTGGCTGTCGATTTGGTTGAACCACTGAGTAAGGGTGAGAGGAAACGGGTTGAAAAACTGTTGGAGGAATTCGCGGGAAGTGAAAATTCGCTCGGTACGCTTAGCTAA
- a CDS encoding DNA double-strand break repair nuclease NurA — translation MLNEDQLLNLLLEQRTRIIDEHGKLEKYREELRDGYVNLLPNVSSEEIVSTLGTTSGAIPVESFKRCIPLEYSFEDHTAMKHWAVEILSGRAIVAVDGSQIFSSADFNIPIGFVQAGAFWVSYGKKYSDFGQDILSDVLIGNSAIEKYEQSEPLHDMSISLVRLAKELELALKIVERHQEKGLSACLLLDGSLVLRFLRRADEEIKKAMCNEIVKLLRICEGKLIPVAGYVDYSLAKDITSTLEKLSGKDYDIKVSDISVVGPFLEEGGFGARTPVFRLKHSLLDEYYEEFSDEIYFFYQKIHSGFPVRVEFPMWIYNANLVNDLAQVIAAQAIIGDGYPYVLLRAHETAILEGADRDRFFEVVTWFLSKKCGISVWETRKAKQKRLSIL, via the coding sequence ATGCTAAATGAAGATCAGCTTCTTAACCTTCTGCTGGAACAGCGTACGAGGATAATCGATGAACACGGGAAGTTAGAAAAATATCGAGAGGAATTGAGAGATGGGTATGTTAATTTGCTTCCAAATGTAAGCTCTGAAGAAATTGTTTCAACATTAGGGACCACGAGTGGGGCAATTCCTGTAGAGTCGTTTAAGCGGTGCATTCCGTTAGAATATAGCTTTGAAGACCATACCGCCATGAAACATTGGGCTGTAGAAATTTTATCTGGGCGAGCCATTGTAGCTGTTGATGGAAGCCAAATATTTTCCTCAGCTGATTTTAATATTCCAATCGGCTTTGTTCAAGCGGGTGCTTTTTGGGTGAGTTATGGTAAGAAATATAGCGATTTTGGGCAGGATATTCTTTCTGACGTTTTAATTGGAAATTCTGCTATTGAAAAGTATGAACAAAGTGAACCATTGCATGATATGAGCATTAGCCTTGTTCGGTTGGCTAAAGAACTTGAGCTTGCTTTGAAGATTGTTGAGAGGCATCAAGAAAAGGGTTTGTCCGCTTGTCTTCTTCTTGACGGCTCGCTTGTCCTTCGATTTTTGAGGCGAGCTGATGAAGAAATAAAAAAGGCTATGTGCAATGAAATTGTTAAACTTCTGCGGATCTGCGAGGGGAAGCTAATTCCAGTGGCGGGGTACGTGGACTATTCGTTGGCAAAGGATATAACGTCAACCTTAGAAAAGTTGAGCGGAAAAGATTATGACATAAAGGTTTCAGATATTTCAGTTGTTGGGCCTTTCCTTGAGGAAGGCGGTTTCGGGGCGAGAACTCCTGTTTTCAGGTTGAAGCATTCATTGTTAGATGAGTACTATGAAGAATTCAGTGATGAAATCTACTTTTTCTATCAAAAAATTCATAGCGGCTTTCCAGTTCGAGTGGAATTTCCAATGTGGATTTATAATGCAAACTTGGTTAATGATCTCGCCCAGGTTATCGCCGCGCAGGCGATTATTGGAGATGGTTACCCTTACGTTCTGCTACGGGCGCATGAAACCGCAATTTTAGAAGGGGCTGATCGAGACCGATTCTTTGAAGTGGTTACATGGTTTCTCAGCAAGAAGTGTGGGATTTCAGTTTGGGAAACAAGGAAAGCCAAGCAGAAGAGGCTTTCGATATTATAG
- a CDS encoding DUF47 family protein has protein sequence MSEKLLRWFEARREVRAIQMIRQSSVMATDVIEDLMNAIKFSIDGRIEETEQCYKRLGEKEIEADSLRRTIIEEIAKGELPPIDRTDLMRLARQIDLVIDWIHESGRILILLRLSETPIEIRTVCVEICETLRECTQALKSCISLLAERKAEEALDQADKVERFEEHVDSLYEKARRQILTIDASKMSSGAIILLSQFLDALENIADRCEDTCDQVRVIAVGFPPRGAK, from the coding sequence TTGAGTGAAAAACTCCTCAGGTGGTTTGAGGCTCGTAGAGAGGTAAGAGCCATCCAAATGATACGGCAGAGTTCAGTGATGGCAACGGACGTTATTGAAGACCTAATGAACGCGATTAAGTTCTCTATCGACGGAAGGATCGAGGAAACGGAACAATGTTATAAGCGGTTAGGAGAGAAAGAAATTGAAGCAGACTCACTACGACGAACAATTATAGAAGAGATAGCCAAGGGTGAACTCCCACCGATCGATCGAACCGACCTCATGCGCTTGGCTAGACAGATCGACTTAGTCATTGACTGGATCCATGAGTCTGGTCGCATTTTAATATTACTAAGACTAAGTGAAACCCCTATAGAAATTCGCACTGTCTGCGTAGAAATCTGCGAAACCCTCAGAGAATGCACTCAAGCCCTGAAAAGCTGTATTAGCCTCCTGGCTGAAAGGAAAGCTGAGGAAGCGCTAGACCAAGCCGACAAAGTTGAACGCTTCGAAGAACACGTTGATAGCCTATATGAAAAAGCGAGAAGGCAGATTTTAACAATTGACGCCTCAAAAATGAGTTCCGGAGCAATTATACTTCTCAGCCAGTTTCTTGACGCCCTAGAAAACATAGCTGACCGATGCGAAGATACTTGCGACCAGGTCCGTGTTATCGCAGTGGGTTTCCCACCAAGAGGTGCCAAGTAA
- a CDS encoding lipoate--protein ligase family protein, translating into MPEVAYKAEKGLIRINLKVKLGKIEAITISGDFFMYPEDKLWELENSLINVKLSRAELLTHIESFFSLNKVCTPGVKIDDFVTAILKAAESSEPSR; encoded by the coding sequence ATGCCTGAAGTAGCGTATAAAGCTGAAAAAGGCCTCATCCGTATTAACCTTAAAGTTAAGTTAGGGAAAATTGAAGCAATAACAATATCTGGCGACTTTTTTATGTACCCTGAAGACAAGCTCTGGGAACTAGAAAATTCGTTAATCAATGTCAAGTTAAGTCGAGCCGAGTTGTTAACTCATATAGAGTCATTTTTTTCTTTAAATAAAGTATGCACGCCCGGCGTTAAAATTGACGATTTTGTGACAGCAATCTTAAAAGCCGCCGAAAGCTCAGAACCTTCAAGATAA
- the glmS gene encoding glutamine--fructose-6-phosphate transaminase (isomerizing) has protein sequence MCGIFGCVTVKGEVAPIIHSALKRLEYRGYDSAGEVTVFNEMLYIKKDAGKIDDIHARLNLNDLPGKIGIGHTRWATHGAPVQVNAHPHTDCKEEVAVVHNGIIENFIELRKELEARGHIFKSRTDTEVIPHLIEENLKRNLSFPEAVRMALKRLKGSYAIAAVHARESDRIICARKESPLVVGFAGGSTYCASDIPAFLPLTNKVIFLEEGEMAVLTSGSVEIFDINTGDTRHHEIVTISWTPEMAEKAGFPHFMLKEIHEQPKALRNVLRTQELYYNLMASTINVARHLFLVACGSAYHACLAASYIFSQLAQVDFQPVVASEFIERFGRVVDDATVVLAVTQSGETADTLNAVRYAREKGATILGITNVMGSTITRLAGIYVGQNSGPEIGVAATKTFTAQLMVLTKLAINLSEKRGTITQAKAHYLRRKLWAIPEVIRNVISSQEEKIKELAWKYRDRASFCFLGRGINFATALEGRLKLLEIAYVPSLAYPAGESKHGFIALVEEGYPVIFVAPNDETRSKIIGNIMEMKARGARIIAIIEAGDEKIRCLADDFVEIPPGIPGILTPIVYVIPLQLFAYYSASARGCNPDTPRNLAKSVTVE, from the coding sequence ATGTGCGGAATTTTTGGGTGTGTGACTGTTAAAGGTGAAGTTGCACCTATTATTCACTCAGCCCTAAAGCGGCTTGAATATCGCGGATACGACTCAGCGGGTGAGGTCACAGTCTTTAACGAGATGCTCTATATTAAAAAAGATGCTGGTAAAATTGACGATATTCATGCGCGTCTAAATCTCAACGATCTTCCGGGTAAAATTGGAATAGGTCATACCCGCTGGGCAACTCATGGGGCACCAGTTCAGGTGAACGCCCATCCTCACACTGACTGTAAAGAGGAGGTTGCGGTAGTACATAATGGGATTATTGAAAACTTTATTGAGCTTCGTAAAGAGTTGGAGGCTAGAGGGCACATATTTAAATCGAGGACTGATACGGAGGTCATTCCACATCTTATAGAAGAAAACTTGAAACGGAATTTGTCCTTTCCTGAAGCAGTCCGAATGGCGTTAAAAAGACTTAAGGGATCTTATGCTATTGCGGCAGTTCATGCAAGGGAATCAGATCGAATTATATGCGCAAGAAAAGAAAGTCCACTTGTTGTTGGTTTTGCAGGCGGATCCACCTATTGTGCGTCTGATATTCCGGCTTTTCTGCCTTTAACTAACAAAGTTATCTTTCTTGAAGAGGGAGAAATGGCTGTTCTAACTTCTGGATCCGTTGAAATCTTCGATATTAACACAGGGGATACTCGGCATCATGAAATTGTTACGATTTCGTGGACCCCTGAGATGGCTGAAAAGGCAGGCTTCCCTCATTTTATGTTAAAAGAAATTCACGAGCAACCAAAGGCCTTACGAAATGTGCTTAGAACGCAAGAGTTATACTACAACCTTATGGCATCTACCATTAACGTTGCTCGACACCTATTTTTAGTTGCATGTGGATCTGCTTATCACGCATGTTTAGCCGCCTCTTATATATTTTCTCAATTAGCACAAGTCGATTTCCAGCCTGTAGTTGCATCTGAGTTCATTGAGCGGTTTGGGCGGGTGGTTGATGATGCAACTGTAGTTCTGGCTGTTACCCAATCCGGTGAAACCGCTGATACCTTGAATGCTGTTCGGTATGCACGTGAAAAAGGTGCAACCATTCTTGGGATAACTAACGTAATGGGCTCGACTATTACCCGGCTTGCTGGTATATATGTTGGTCAAAATTCTGGGCCCGAAATCGGGGTTGCTGCAACCAAAACCTTCACAGCCCAGCTTATGGTTCTTACTAAACTTGCCATTAACCTCTCAGAAAAAAGAGGGACGATCACTCAAGCTAAGGCACATTATTTAAGGAGAAAACTTTGGGCTATACCTGAGGTTATTCGAAATGTCATTAGTAGTCAAGAGGAAAAAATTAAGGAACTGGCATGGAAATACCGTGATCGTGCGAGTTTTTGCTTCTTAGGGAGAGGGATTAATTTTGCAACTGCTTTAGAAGGTCGCTTAAAGCTTTTAGAAATCGCCTATGTTCCAAGTCTCGCGTACCCCGCTGGTGAAAGTAAACACGGTTTCATTGCCTTAGTTGAGGAGGGTTATCCAGTTATATTTGTTGCACCAAACGATGAGACCCGTTCAAAAATTATTGGAAACATTATGGAGATGAAGGCGCGTGGGGCACGTATAATAGCAATTATAGAGGCGGGCGATGAGAAAATTAGGTGTCTAGCTGACGACTTTGTAGAAATTCCGCCAGGTATTCCAGGTATTCTGACCCCTATAGTTTATGTTATCCCCCTTCAACTCTTTGCTTATTACTCAGCTTCAGCCCGCGGCTGTAATCCCGATACTCCACGGAACTTGGCAAAATCGGTGACGGTTGAGTAA
- a CDS encoding ATP-binding protein yields MSALIGQVAQAEYPDSIYIVRKPESDILLGDILKIIDRITGQKYLVRVYNAYHGLTSISERLAALATKMPGVEAVIKPEHFYDIYVASPLCVIAHDLGSGKVFAKPTKTLPTQLSPVYLPDPEDFGFLKELQGYDLPIGTLRARTTKGTENIEIGMKGEFIPRHIGVYAITGKGKTNFVMVLVLSMLREAGKYSVLIFDAHNEYYYGSGTYARRLEGLRKVEPAFGGRLHYYDLKRRDALKISPAKLTPEDVKKVIDLTEAQYEASLVYFDVCRGNVDGNPWIFRVLSDADRLHQPVVDEEEKKTRAAFLPQGIKPPTILALARKLRIMLSAGVLYEKREAPTHDLISDVISKLNEGCVVILNTKDLSDLEESLVTSVLSDRVLEERRRTPPEELARKPITLIVLEEALSVLSEEVLRKGTNIFARIVREGRKFRIGLIPVVQIPRRLDPDIASQINTCIILGTAQHADRQAIAESAQQDLATLINEMKMLDIGEAVIAFPAEVPFPLPVVIYHFNEYADRVLRSCKIQTSTSRVRISEVDENVAPPSL; encoded by the coding sequence ATGTCTGCTTTAATTGGGCAAGTTGCTCAAGCGGAGTATCCCGATTCTATTTATATTGTTCGAAAACCAGAAAGCGATATACTGCTAGGCGATATTTTAAAGATTATTGATCGCATTACAGGTCAAAAATACTTAGTGCGTGTTTATAACGCATATCATGGGTTAACTTCAATCTCTGAACGGTTAGCGGCGCTCGCAACTAAAATGCCCGGCGTTGAAGCGGTAATAAAGCCCGAGCATTTTTATGACATTTATGTTGCCTCTCCTCTTTGCGTTATTGCACATGACTTAGGATCTGGTAAAGTATTTGCTAAACCGACCAAAACTCTCCCCACGCAGTTATCCCCAGTCTACCTGCCAGATCCCGAGGATTTTGGCTTCCTCAAAGAACTTCAGGGATACGACCTACCCATTGGAACCTTAAGGGCAAGAACAACGAAGGGAACAGAGAACATTGAGATTGGTATGAAGGGTGAATTTATACCCAGGCATATTGGTGTTTACGCAATCACAGGGAAAGGAAAAACCAACTTTGTTATGGTACTTGTCTTGTCTATGTTACGTGAGGCCGGGAAATATAGTGTACTGATTTTTGACGCTCATAATGAATACTATTACGGCTCGGGAACCTATGCACGGAGATTGGAAGGGCTTAGGAAGGTCGAGCCAGCTTTCGGTGGTAGGCTTCATTACTATGACTTGAAGCGAAGAGATGCGTTGAAAATCTCCCCAGCTAAACTAACTCCCGAAGATGTGAAGAAGGTTATAGACTTAACTGAAGCTCAATATGAGGCTTCTCTAGTATACTTTGATGTCTGCCGAGGTAACGTGGATGGAAACCCGTGGATTTTTAGAGTTTTAAGCGATGCTGATCGCCTCCACCAACCCGTAGTAGACGAAGAGGAAAAGAAAACTCGTGCAGCGTTTCTGCCTCAGGGAATTAAGCCTCCGACAATTCTCGCTTTAGCTAGGAAGCTCCGCATTATGTTGTCCGCTGGAGTTTTATATGAAAAGAGAGAGGCACCAACCCACGATCTCATTAGTGATGTTATTAGCAAGCTGAATGAGGGATGTGTTGTGATTCTTAACACTAAGGACCTTTCGGACCTCGAAGAATCTTTGGTTACTAGCGTCTTATCAGATCGAGTGCTTGAGGAAAGACGGCGAACACCTCCGGAAGAACTAGCTAGAAAGCCAATTACCCTAATAGTTTTAGAGGAAGCCCTATCGGTTTTAAGTGAGGAGGTGCTAAGAAAGGGCACTAACATATTTGCTCGAATAGTGCGTGAGGGCAGAAAGTTTAGAATTGGTTTAATTCCGGTAGTTCAAATCCCCCGGAGGCTTGACCCAGACATCGCCTCACAGATCAACACATGCATAATCCTTGGAACAGCGCAGCACGCGGACAGACAAGCGATTGCGGAGAGCGCTCAGCAAGATCTTGCGACATTGATAAACGAGATGAAAATGTTGGATATTGGAGAAGCTGTTATTGCTTTTCCAGCTGAAGTACCTTTCCCCCTTCCGGTGGTAATTTATCACTTTAACGAATATGCCGATCGTGTCCTTAGAAGCTGTAAGATTCAGACCTCAACTAGCCGTGTTAGGATCTCGGAAGTAGATGAGAATGTCGCCCCACCTTCGCTTTAG
- a CDS encoding SMC family ATPase, producing MKIRSVRLANIRSHIRSAVEFVDGFNCIVGGVGEGKSSILFAIHFGLFGSKLGKSYDYLLREDQATGEVHVTFEQAGNTYTILRVLKREKGRIVQDTNQLILYVGDKKLAAGKKSAVDEQLTAITGLDEGLFKEVVWIQQERLKELLNVEPSRRQEILDALFRLSDFQSAWEGLREFEHTYERLKREFERDPDVVGFQSLQSEYAKAHDEMVALQVSLEEIRSSIEKAKLTLQAAEETLKSLEELRDKTEVLRQEESGLQAHIKTIEENLIEIGEKIKKRLNSLDQQKEALTRLQAEERALRNALVEFGFSPDMSVSELEKVREELERQFFSIQASLEGRAKEIQDTAEKLRVIERESECPLCLQPITEEYKEKLVAILQNELKQGEESVERLRVDLATLNKRRVLITQTVPNLFELAIKIKERQRAIEDESKILNDLYDELERKQRAKEDLQTRLFLIKEEIAKFDVEKLDAAKKAREEASKHLIQLNERLKERENTLLKQSKLEAELKERLSRASEKIRGKSRVECIQGVIDDLRSVYKTVTPNLRGEYVQFLTKYVQKVLDDMTEGSDRQYFVNIDETYTPQIREGEYWRDISYASGGERTLLAIAYKIGLGQLIMEARTGHGLDLLILDEPTESLGTEDGSIGRLADAISHLKSVEQIIAVTHSEDFANRAEHLIRVKKEAGKSIIVPER from the coding sequence GTGAAAATTCGCTCGGTACGCTTAGCTAATATTAGGTCTCATATTCGTTCGGCGGTTGAATTTGTTGATGGTTTCAACTGTATTGTAGGTGGAGTTGGCGAAGGAAAGAGCTCAATACTGTTTGCGATTCACTTTGGTCTTTTCGGCTCCAAGCTAGGTAAGAGCTATGATTATCTGCTTAGGGAAGACCAAGCGACTGGGGAGGTTCACGTTACCTTTGAGCAAGCTGGTAATACGTATACTATACTAAGGGTCTTAAAGCGGGAAAAAGGGCGTATCGTTCAAGATACAAATCAACTGATTTTGTATGTGGGGGACAAGAAACTAGCGGCTGGAAAGAAGTCAGCGGTCGACGAGCAGTTAACGGCAATAACTGGACTTGATGAAGGGCTTTTCAAAGAAGTGGTATGGATCCAACAAGAGCGTCTTAAAGAACTATTGAACGTGGAACCTTCAAGGCGACAAGAAATACTAGATGCGTTGTTTCGCCTTTCTGACTTTCAGAGCGCTTGGGAGGGTCTACGTGAATTTGAGCATACTTATGAGCGTTTGAAGAGGGAGTTTGAACGCGATCCGGATGTCGTAGGCTTCCAATCTCTTCAATCCGAGTACGCAAAAGCCCATGATGAAATGGTTGCCCTCCAAGTAAGTCTCGAAGAAATTCGTTCTTCAATAGAAAAGGCTAAGCTAACTTTGCAAGCTGCAGAAGAAACCTTAAAGAGTCTTGAAGAGTTAAGGGATAAAACCGAAGTTTTACGTCAGGAGGAAAGTGGGCTTCAGGCGCACATTAAGACTATTGAAGAAAATCTTATTGAAATTGGAGAGAAAATTAAGAAAAGACTGAACAGTTTAGACCAACAGAAAGAAGCCTTAACTCGACTTCAAGCTGAAGAAAGAGCTTTGCGCAATGCGTTGGTGGAATTCGGCTTTTCGCCTGATATGTCCGTGTCAGAGCTGGAAAAAGTTAGGGAGGAACTTGAGAGGCAATTTTTTAGCATCCAGGCAAGCTTGGAAGGAAGAGCAAAGGAAATACAAGATACTGCCGAGAAGCTGCGGGTCATTGAACGGGAAAGTGAATGTCCACTGTGCCTTCAGCCGATAACCGAAGAATACAAGGAAAAACTAGTCGCGATTCTCCAAAACGAGTTAAAACAGGGTGAAGAATCAGTTGAACGCCTACGAGTAGATTTAGCTACTCTGAACAAGCGACGCGTTTTGATTACTCAAACTGTTCCGAATTTGTTTGAACTTGCGATAAAGATTAAGGAAAGGCAACGGGCAATAGAAGATGAATCCAAAATTCTGAACGATCTCTACGATGAGTTGGAACGCAAGCAAAGAGCTAAGGAGGATTTACAAACTCGTTTATTTTTGATTAAAGAAGAGATCGCGAAGTTCGATGTTGAAAAATTGGATGCTGCTAAAAAAGCCAGGGAAGAGGCTAGTAAGCATCTCATTCAACTAAATGAGCGGCTCAAAGAGCGTGAGAATACGTTATTGAAGCAGAGTAAGCTTGAAGCTGAGTTAAAAGAGAGGCTGAGTAGGGCAAGTGAAAAGATTCGTGGGAAATCTCGTGTTGAGTGTATACAAGGTGTAATAGACGACCTAAGGAGTGTCTATAAAACAGTTACGCCGAATCTTCGGGGTGAGTACGTGCAGTTTCTGACCAAATATGTCCAAAAGGTTTTGGATGATATGACTGAGGGATCGGACCGTCAGTATTTTGTTAACATTGACGAAACATACACTCCCCAGATTAGAGAAGGGGAATACTGGCGCGACATTTCCTATGCCTCTGGTGGAGAAAGGACATTGTTGGCTATTGCCTATAAAATCGGTTTAGGTCAGCTGATTATGGAGGCCAGAACTGGTCATGGATTGGATTTGTTGATTCTAGATGAACCGACAGAAAGTCTTGGAACCGAGGATGGTTCCATTGGGCGTCTGGCAGACGCGATTTCTCACTTGAAAAGTGTTGAGCAGATAATTGCGGTAACCCATAGCGAGGACTTTGCCAATCGAGCCGAACATCTAATTCGCGTTAAAAAAGAAGCTGGAAAAAGTATTATTGTTCCTGAGCGGTAG
- a CDS encoding 60S ribosomal protein L22 — translation MSECKIDVSKLEEINAEKVNELKEYLDKKLGVDSSVDKNQIILSFERGEEALSRRAYLRELLKKYLHHAKLTNDFRVISGGKDTFIIKNRKKRE, via the coding sequence TTGTCTGAATGTAAAATTGATGTTTCAAAGCTTGAAGAAATCAATGCTGAAAAAGTGAACGAACTTAAAGAATATTTAGACAAAAAACTTGGAGTAGACAGTTCAGTAGACAAGAATCAGATTATTCTTAGCTTTGAAAGAGGAGAAGAGGCACTTTCTCGAAGAGCTTACCTTAGAGAACTATTGAAAAAATATCTTCACCACGCTAAGCTTACAAATGATTTCCGTGTAATTTCAGGCGGAAAGGACACCTTCATAATCAAGAATCGGAAGAAGCGAGAGTAG
- a CDS encoding transcriptional regulator: protein MNDRALGGIICVGSIAFFIFYLWWLFLSQWSEWAVKVPVFIIVAGFLFIVAWIGWTMATTPAPTPIEEKPLEEEKPSEKPEEKPAEATATAQEQ, encoded by the coding sequence ATGAATGATCGGGCTTTAGGTGGCATCATCTGTGTAGGGAGTATAGCATTTTTCATATTCTATTTATGGTGGTTGTTCCTGTCCCAGTGGTCAGAGTGGGCGGTTAAGGTCCCAGTATTCATTATAGTAGCTGGATTCCTCTTTATCGTTGCTTGGATCGGCTGGACGATGGCAACGACGCCAGCTCCCACGCCAATCGAGGAAAAACCACTTGAAGAAGAGAAGCCATCCGAGAAACCTGAAGAAAAACCAGCAGAGGCCACGGCTACCGCTCAGGAACAATAA
- a CDS encoding NUDIX hydrolase, giving the protein MKREYPDRPVAGVGALIIKDGHVLLIKRGADPGKGRWSLPGGVVELGESVRDAVIREVKEECGLDVEVKDIADVVDYMSRDESGRVRFHYILIDFYVEVKGGTLKPASDALEVNWIPIDRVHEHQVTKTTLQLLDKVFQK; this is encoded by the coding sequence TTGAAGCGAGAATACCCAGATAGGCCGGTTGCTGGCGTTGGAGCTTTAATTATTAAAGATGGGCACGTTTTATTAATCAAGCGAGGAGCTGACCCTGGAAAAGGTCGTTGGAGCTTGCCAGGGGGAGTTGTTGAGCTTGGCGAGAGCGTTAGAGATGCAGTTATTAGGGAAGTGAAGGAAGAATGCGGCTTAGATGTTGAGGTGAAAGATATAGCCGACGTTGTCGATTATATGAGCCGTGATGAAAGCGGACGAGTTCGCTTTCATTACATCTTAATTGATTTCTATGTTGAGGTTAAAGGTGGAACGCTTAAACCAGCCTCAGATGCACTCGAAGTTAATTGGATCCCCATTGATCGCGTACATGAACACCAAGTTACAAAAACCACACTACAACTCCTTGACAAGGTTTTCCAAAAATAA